The Candidatus Dadabacteria bacterium genomic sequence TAGGCGAGAGGCTTCCGGGTGAGGAGAAATATGAAGTACAGTTTACCATTGGCAATCTGTTCTGATCAGGCAATCTATTTTTAAGGAGGCATTAAATTAAATGAGAAAATGCTTGTTGCTTGCTGCTGGGTTTTTCATGTTATTTGCATTCTCTTTCCCTGCTTATGCTCAGCAGAAAATAGCTTACATAGATATCAAATTGGTTATCAGGGATTCAAAGGCAGGAAAGGACGCCAATGCTTCGTTCCAGAAAGAGGTTGAAGCCAAGAGGGCTGTAATAGAGCAGAAAAGAAAAGCTCTTGAAGACATGAGGCAGGATGTCATACAAAACGGGGCGGTAATGAGTGAAAGCAAGAGGAGAAAGCTGGCGGAAACCATAGAGAAAAAGCAGAAAGATCTGGACAGGACAAGAGAGGATATCCGGATTGAACTTCAGAGGAAGGATCTTGAATTAACCCAGAATGTTCTAAAAGACATAGAAGTTATAGTTAACAAGATTGGCGAGCAGGAAGGTTTTGACATCATTGTTGAAAAAACCGAGTCGGGCATTCTCTTCGGCAGTTCGTCTTCAGACATAACTCAGAAAGTCATATCGGCTTACGACGCTTCCAGATAAATGAAGTTAGGGGTCGACGAAATAAAGGAGCTTCTTCCTCACAGAGAACCTTTTCTGTTCGTTGACTCTGTTTTGGAAATTGAAAAAGGCAAAAGAATAAGTGCCGAAAAACTGTTTTCTCCCGAAGAATTTTTTTTCAGGGGACA encodes the following:
- a CDS encoding OmpH family outer membrane protein, yielding MRKCLLLAAGFFMLFAFSFPAYAQQKIAYIDIKLVIRDSKAGKDANASFQKEVEAKRAVIEQKRKALEDMRQDVIQNGAVMSESKRRKLAETIEKKQKDLDRTREDIRIELQRKDLELTQNVLKDIEVIVNKIGEQEGFDIIVEKTESGILFGSSSSDITQKVISAYDASR